CACCGGGATGATCTGGTCGACGCCCTTGGTGACGCAGTACGAGTCCCAGTAGGGGCCGCCGCAGTTGGAGCACGCGCCGAACGAGATGACGTACTTCGGTTCGGGCATCTGCTCGTACAGGCGCCGGACGGCCGGGGCCATCTTGTCGCTGACCGTCCCGGACACGACCATCAGGTCGGCCTGCCGGGGGCCGGGCGCGAACGGGATGACGCCGAGGCGCATGAAGTCGTGCCTGCTCATCGAGGTGGCGATGAACTCGATCGCGCAGCAGGCGAGACCGAAGTTGAACACCCACAGGGAGTACCGGCGCCCCCAGTTCAGCACGAACTTGATCGGCTTGGGGGCGACCCGCGACAGCGGCCCCACACCCGGCGACGGTAGATCTACAGTGCCCACGGCCTCATTGTTACAGCCCGGGACCCACCGGGATCAGGCCCAGGACAGGACGCCCTTCTTCGCCGCGTAGGCGAGGCCGGTGGCGAGGAAGGCCAGGAAGACGAACATCTCGCCGAGCGTGGTGAAGCCGTAACCTGGGGCGTCGAAGACGGTCGCCCATGGGAACAGGAACACCGCGTCCACGGCGAACACGACGTACAGGTAGGCGAACACGTAGTACCGCACGTAGGAGTGCGCCCATCCCTCACCGACCGGGTCGACGCCGCACTCGTACGTCATGAGCTTCTCTGCCGTGGGACGATGCGGGCGCAACATGCGGTTCGCCGCGAGTCCACCGGCGACGATGCCGCCGCCCACCAGGAGCAGCGCCATGACGAGCGCATATGAGTCGAAATAGTTAGGCACGACTTCCTCCCGGAGTGCGTCT
The nucleotide sequence above comes from Actinomadura algeriensis. Encoded proteins:
- a CDS encoding NADH-quinone oxidoreductase subunit A: MPNYFDSYALVMALLLVGGGIVAGGLAANRMLRPHRPTAEKLMTYECGVDPVGEGWAHSYVRYYVFAYLYVVFAVDAVFLFPWATVFDAPGYGFTTLGEMFVFLAFLATGLAYAAKKGVLSWA